In Falco rusticolus isolate bFalRus1 chromosome 7, bFalRus1.pri, whole genome shotgun sequence, the DNA window taaatatttcctttccatcTGTAGATGAAAGCTAATGATACTGAAAAGCGCATGCCTGGCCTGCAAAGGTAATCTGGAGACAGCAGCTAAAAACTGGGTATTGTCTTgttctcctcctttcttctcttgaaTAGCTAACGTGTTGGTGATGTTGTCTAGATACCAAGACAGCCTGAACAGCATGGTCCTCAGTGAAGATAACATTAAAAAGGTTGTGAAATACCGAGTATGCTCTATGGCTATCCATCCTTCTGAAAGCCTTATCTTTGTGGCAGCTGGAGACAAGTCTGGGCAGATTGGTCTCTGGAATGTGGTGAGTTGTTCGTGTGCTCTTCACCTGGCAGAGCTGTTTGTGGCAGGATGAAGGCAGATATGGCACAGCCTGGAGTCTCATTTTTGTCAGGCTCACGATGGTATTTTAAGACTTTGGCCATTCTTACGGAGAACACGAGGGTGTCTGTTAAACTGAGGCTCACCAGAATTGCTTGAAAGGTCTGTCTGGTCCTTGGCAAACGCAGGTTTAATGGGAGGAAAGGTTGCACTGCTAAtttggcagggcagagcagaagaaaatggatcgctagctgaaaaaatattatcGGTAAGGGTTACAATCGCAATTCACTGTTGAGAAATTCAGGAACTTGCAGCAATACCACAGCTAGGTTTTGGAGAGTGAGGGGAAATGGGTGCTCAAGTATTTGGTTTTTTGAGTTTGTACAAATTTTGGGTAGCTGCAGTGAGTCACGGTTTTTCCAGACAGCAGAGATAAAATTGCTATGCCAGTATATCTGCTGGCACATATTTACCTACATTGTCTCTGGAAAATAGCTTAGCATTTGGTGCTTTGAAAACTTTTGAGGGCTTTGCAGATAGTCTCACTGTTGTTTCTGAATTGCCTTAATTACTCCTGCAGCAAGAATTTTTATTCATGCCCTTGACTTACACCTATGTAACCTCTCTCCACTTTGGTCCCACATCATGCAAGCCAGCTGCTTGAAGTTCACACacatgcagattttcttttcattttttgcaatGCCATTAACCTCTCGAGTTTCGAGTCATTTCTGCTTTGACAGCTTCAGGAAACTGATAAACTAAATTCAGCTCCGAGGCTCTTACTCAATTATAAGTAAGTTTAAACTGCTCCATGCAATTTAGAAGGCTCTGCAGCTGCGGTTGCTGCCTGTTGAGGAGCGTGATCTGGTGATGGGGAGGACAAAGTCTCCGAGTGCTGCAGGTCCTCTTTGTGGCCTTGCAAAGATGTTTCAGCGGAAGCCTAGAATTGTTGAAGATCCTCTTTTCCCTggtttttctctccctttttttatttttctgaagtgagtTGGACTTGACCAGGTTTGGGGGCAGACTGATCTTTGTGGAATGAACTGGTTTTACTTGCTCCAAAATGGTccctttggtttcttttaaaataacgGAGCTTGAATGATGCTAAAATCAGAAGAGATGTAGGAGATTCTGCTTTACATTCAGTTTGGGTCACTATAATTTAGCTTGAGTTCTAAGTAACCTAATACTTACGTATTTTGATGTAAAAGGCATATGTATAGTCCTCAGTAAGATGTTCAGCACTGGTAATTGAGAAACCAATTCTGTCAGTGAAAGAGAGCCAGATCTCGATGTCTAGATGCAGCATTGTTGCCTGCAGTGACAAGTGCACTTAAATTACAGCAGAAGGTTGCAGCTTTTCCTAATTGAGAAATGGAATTCTGAAACGGAGAGTAAATTCTTAGTGCTCTTTTGAGCACAAGCACAATTACTTGTGTAGCAGAGAAAATGGTAGAGGGAGGGAGGCCGGAGCCtagcagtgctgtgctgagtgGTCTGGGCGAGGGCAGTTCTCTCTCCCACGCAGAGGTGTTTGGAGGCTGTTTGGGTGAGACATCAgcctgggcaggctgtgccccgAAGCAGGCTTGCTGCTGTTACCCTGTGCTGGTGTCTCCACGCACCGAGccccctgctgcctcctccatATCCAGAGCAGACTGAGAACATGTGAAAAACAGAGACTGTACTTCAAAAGTTGCTGTCATTAATAGAAGTACCTACAGTGATTAGCATCTGTGTCTGCTAAATCTCAATTGTTTTTCAGGACTGTAAatctgaagcagcagcctgtgtcTTTATTCCACATAGCTATTCGGTCAGCTGCATGCATTTTTCTCCGTTCAATCCTGCTCACTTGCTGTCTCTAAGCAGCGAAAGTCTGCGATGTGGCGACGTCACTAAAGCTGTCTTTGATGAGGTGAGTGCTCCGTCAGTTGTGCTGCGTACTCCTTGGAAATCTCGGAGTGCACTGCTCTGAAGTTTTAGTCTCGTTGTACCCAAGATGTtatttgttggttgttttgttaACAAGAAAGTTGAAGATTCCATTTCTGCAGGGACCCGTGAAGTAACCTTTAATTAACATCATAAAAATACGCAGATGCTTCCTACTCAATAAAACATAGTAACAGCTTGGGTACTCCCGATTTCCTTCCTGCAGAGACAGTTGCAAGTATTGAATTTAATTTCCTATCTCCTATGTGCCTCTCTTCAAAAGCATTACCTTTTAACAATGACAAACGAGAGCGATTTAAAGAACGACATCTTACAGCCCACCCCTGCCCAAATACACACTGTAAAACAACATAAAGCATGAGCtgactttgcttttctcagGCTTCAAGTGAGCAAAATGCTGTGACTGTCTCCGCGGTGAGCCAGACAGCTGAACTGAGGAGCTTGGTGATGCTTGCTTTGTTTACTTGCTTTTGGCAGATACATCTGCATTGATCAGCTCTCAAGGGTTGAAAAATGTAACAAGCTGCAAGtgtttaaagctttttttcccccggcTCTTCCAGGCACTGTCATTTTGGTGGGGTTGTAGGCAGGCCAGCTGCTTGGGAAGTATCTGCAATTGGTTGGTCAGGAGGCCGGGAAggtccgggggggggggtctcGCCCTTTGGGACAAGAACGTGTCTGGAGGTcaagggaagagaaatgccGTTCTCCTGCTGGGTTTGCCTTGTGCCAGCTTGCACAGCCTTGTGATACCTCTGGGAGTATTAACTGCTCTTggaaaggctgcagctgctAGCGGGGAGAGTCTGCGTGCCTAGAGAGCTGAAACATGGAAGCTTTCCTGCAGCGTTCTCGCACTTGTGGCTGATCGCTGCTTTGAGAGGAAACTGCCATGGGATAAGGTGGTTTGACATCCTGACTCCGATCTCCCAAATTACAGGAAACCAAATTCACGTTTCTGCACCTGACTCAAGGTTTCTGTAGCATCGGAGACTGAACGGCGTCATTAATCCTCAGTCAGCATGTGCCTGAGGGTAACAGCCGTTTGACTGCTGGAACACAGAGGTGATAGTGTCTTGTAAGAATTCTAGCAGCGAATGCAGAGTGTGTTGATTCCAGTTTGTTTTGGATGGCTAATCATCTCCTCCGTAGAAAGCTTACCAGTTCTACAGGAGGGCTCCTACATGGAGAGCTGCGGCAGGAGCTAACAAATGGGGCAGTCTCTGTTAGTATTTTTAGTATATCAAAAAGGGAGAGCATGAAATCTACAGCCCATAGAATGTTCTGGGTATTGTTAATAACTCTGTGTACCTCATCGAATAGTTCTGGTTACATTTGACCTTTTTCTGTGCTCAGATATGGAGAAGTGAGGAAAACTTATCTTCCTTTGACTTTTTGGAAGATAATGCCGCCACTGCAATAGTAGGGCACTGGGATGGCGATGTCGCTGTTGTGGACAGACGGACCCCAGGAACATCTTCGGAGCTTTCTGCAGACATTGGCTTCAAAAGAACAAGGACAGTCCACGTTCATCCGGTGAATAAACAGTATTTCGTTGCTGCTGGCTCAGTGTACGTATCTCAAAATGAACGGCAgttgttctgtattttcagcGTTCTGTCTGCACTGGTGCCTGAAGTCGGCTGTAAATGGCACgttgggagggcaggagcaggagcagctgctggtgagGCAGACAATTTGTCAGCCTCAGTGCATAGTCAAAGCTTTCTTGAtcattttagaaaacatgtttttagtTCTTAGCAGGATTTAAAACAGGATACGCTTTGACTTCCCTTCAGCTTTTAGTAACAGGTACAAAATGGTCTTTTCTTGTCACTGGATTTTGGCAGATCATGGTGCAGAGAGATTTTAATGAGCTCCTGGTCTGAGCTGGTTCTGGTGCTCTCAAAGTCCTTTGGAACCACTGGCCATTTGAGTGAATATGCACGGCCGGAGTGAAGTTCTAAACAGCTCACAGCGTTGTTTGGTAAATGGAGAATCATTATTTAACTGTTGCCTTGTCAGCTGCGTTCTGTGTGGTGTGTGTTGCAGGGATGTTTGTATTTATGATGTTCGATACCTGAAGCCCAAGGGGAACAAGCCTGTGAGCTCTCTCAAAGGACACACGAAAAGTGTCGCTTCAGCGTATTTCTCGCCTGTCACTGGGAACAGAGTTGTGACAGTGTGTGCTGACGATAAGCTGAGGTAAGGCAGTGTGGGAGGGAGCGATCTATATGGAAAATGTCAGCGGGTGGGTTTGTATTACTGTTATTTCCTGTCTGCATGACCCATCACTGAGAGCTTTCTGTATCGCTTTTTTGAAAAGTGATAAAGATTTACTTGCATTggcatttttaatgttgtttttcatcatttttgggtgggttgtttttctAATTCTCATTTTCCTGAAGGACATTTAACAGTGAACAGTAAAATACACAGGTACTGttagtcttttaaaaacaaacaaacaaaacccaacaaaaaccccaaacccacacaaacaaaaaccagccaaaatCCTGGcttataaatataaattcagaATGCTtagaaactgaatttatttttagctgctgGTACTTAAAATTATGATGATATCAGCTCTTTTGTAACTGGTCTACCATTTGATAATTTAAACTGCTGTGAGTTGTGTTGTGTTAGAAatctaggggttttttttctactttgtaGTTTTGTGACCATAATTTAGGTGATCTGTTCATGTAAAGACCTGGTTGCGTGTTCGCCAGGTACATGTTTCTGAGTCCTGGATTGTATCAAAGACTAGCAGGTACAAatggggggggggacacacgacAGTTAAGGCCAGGTTGGAAGTCACACCTCTGCTCTGGAGACTGCCCGTTGTTTTAAAAGGTGGGGTAAGTGTGTGCATTCTGGAAGGAATCTGAATGTGGTGCAGTTGTTGCAGTATTTAGGTGTTTTGTCTGGAaattggattttctttctttccccttgcaCATACACAGGAGAGAGCTCTTTTGTGCGAGTTCTGTGTTGCtgtaatgctttctttcctgtgaTGTGCTTACTATATATAATGAAGGTCTGCTCTCCATCGTGAGCTTGGTTACGGACATTGTAAATCCTTGGTGCTAAGAGAGTGAGCCTCGGAGTACAAAATGGTTATGAGTAAACCAGGATGTTTGTGCTTGACAGACTGGAGAAAACAGATACGGGTTCATTTATTCGCTGCCTCCTCCGCGGAAGCAAGCAAGCGGCTCTTAACTCGGCAGCTCGTGGAACTTTGTGCCCTTGCGGGGTGGGATCCTAGAAGTTTATCCAGGTGAAGGAGAGCCTAGAACAGGGGATCTGTTGGTTTGTCTGTCAGTGGAGCGCACACCTGCCTGAGGAATTCCCGGCACCGCAAGCTGTTAGTGGTGGGGGGTCACTCAGGCACGTGTTTTGCCTTCTCTTGTGTCCTTCCCGGGGCAGCCTGTTTGTGCAGCGACTGAGCGGACTCGAGCCTGTCACCTGTCCTAGAACTGTTCTGGTGCTCTTCCTGCAACACCTTTCGGAACTGATGACCTTCAATTCTAGCTAAAAGcaaatccaattaaaaaagaaaatttaataatttcGTTTGGAATGTTGGCACTTGTATTTGGGCTGGATGTCTGTGTGCGGTTTGTCACTGTGGTCCAGAATCTCCTGTCGTCTGGCCCCTGTGCCGAGACGTCCTTTACGAGGGGAGGGTGGCCTTTTTTAACATGTGCGTGTTTTATTAACACGCTGTTTTGTGTTCCAGGATCTACGACACCACCTCTTTGTCGTCAGCGGTCACAGTTCTCAGTACTGTCAGGTAAGCGGAGCGCGCTGGGGCTGAGGACAGTGTGCTGGGGCTGTCCTGCTGGGGGCTGCGCGGTGCCCATTGTCCGAACAGCCGGGGGGTCGCTGGCGGCTGTGGGGGtgacagcagccagctgccctCCTTGCCCGGGAACGTGCTCTAGTCCTCGCGAGTGCCAGCAGTGGCTTCTGTGCCGAAAGCACGGCTCTGAGCGGTACGGCCTGCAGGGAAGCTTCGCTGCCTTCCTGTGGACTGGGAACAGGCCGGTTTGTGACTTCGGGAATGTGTTTTGTGTCAGAATGCTCTTGCTGTGTGCGCTGTTGAAATACCAGAGGTTACTTCTTACCAGTAAATGCGTGGGTTTGGGTAGTCAACACTTGTAACACCTTTGTGCTCCAGAAGGGCCAGTTGTTGTCAGTGTTGGTTTGCTAAGGAGCTGGAATCAGATGTGGCTTGAAAATTCTTAGTTTATTGAAAGGCCAGATCTGTACTTGTGCtatttttactgaaatctgTGACTGATTTCTGAATGAAATTtctgaatgaatgaaaattcaTTACTGAAATGAAGTGTAACCACTTGGACTAACAATCACTTATGTCAGAGTACTCTCTGCTTTACCTCCTTGCTCCGTTACGTTTCCTTGTCCATCCCACCCGTGGTAGGATAGCGATGAACGGCTCCGAGCAGCTCGGGCTGTCCGGTGTGGGACAGTGCTGAGCGATGGTTTAGGAGGGCGGAAGATGGACTTAGGCAAATAGGACATAAATGAGGACACTTAAAAATACTGGGTTCAGTAAGAGGaatgtttctgtctttctctccctgtttgtttctctgaagtCATAACAATAACACAGGCCGCTGGTTAACCAGGTTCAGAGCAATCTGGGACCCTAAGCAGGAAGACTGCTTCGTGGTGGGCAGTATGGCGCGTCCAAGGCACATAGAAGTCTTCCAAGATACCGGAAAACTGTTGCACACTTTTTATAACCTTAACTGCCTTGCTTCCGTGTGTTCCATTAATGTTGTTCATCCCAGTAAGAACGTCTTAGTGGGCGGCAACTCCAGTGGCCGCCTTCATGTGTtcaaagaataagaaaagtgcctcagatattttttttttttccctcgtGCATTAAATTTGTTTAATCCTTATTAAGCTGTTCCTAAGCTAACTGTATTTTCTCAGGgcaaaagtgtattttaaaagctttagaaTAAATCTTCTAAACTACCTTTGGCATTCTTGtctttaattagaaaaagaTACCCATCGTGGTATGACAGTTAGTTCGTACCTAGATAGATACCCTTCCCTGATACTGAAGTAacttctccaaaaaaaaaaaaaaaagacaggccGCTGTCTCGGTAGGATGCTGCTGTGTATGAGGCACTTAATGATTCTCATTAGCGAATCCGGAGCACTTCGGCTCTGCTGGCCTGTGTGCTGTTAAGGCTGGTAGGAAGTGTCGAGTATCTGTGTCTTGGGCAAAATGCGTCCCGTAAGTGAGGTGCCTTGTTAAACCTTCCTGGAGGCAGAAGGAAGGCGGCCGCGGTGCCGCCACCCGGGGCTGTGCGTGTCTCTGCCTGACCAGGGACCGCGGGGCCGTGCCACACGAGGCAGGCGGGTTTCGGGCCGCAGAGCCAGAGCGGAGCGTCCTGCCCCG includes these proteins:
- the WDR76 gene encoding WD repeat-containing protein 76, which gives rise to MALSQTGTLEPEGLSPRTQQRMQESTPTGPGQPRLSPQRGERRAGVAQQLRVLLTPMAVAGRRMPQKRLLGAYGGAAEGRAPGGKRLCLEPSPEPSPPPGSPAASGSDGVLDADSDGSDGGDAALDGYSQLSAYERKRLKNITENAKFFAALKLHESAARLYQITTKRQSRVSKRDKPKKVEDETVRRRSMRLQRVEPSGIPMPEMMPAQPGAEEYPQVPAGPLPMVQDQMENSKLMEELLTTWMRISEMKANDTEKRMPGLQRYQDSLNSMVLSEDNIKKVVKYRVCSMAIHPSESLIFVAAGDKSGQIGLWNVDCKSEAAACVFIPHSYSVSCMHFSPFNPAHLLSLSSESLRCGDVTKAVFDEIWRSEENLSSFDFLEDNAATAIVGHWDGDVAVVDRRTPGTSSELSADIGFKRTRTVHVHPVNKQYFVAAGSVDVCIYDVRYLKPKGNKPVSSLKGHTKSVASAYFSPVTGNRVVTVCADDKLRIYDTTSLSSAVTVLSTVSHNNNTGRWLTRFRAIWDPKQEDCFVVGSMARPRHIEVFQDTGKLLHTFYNLNCLASVCSINVVHPSKNVLVGGNSSGRLHVFKE